The genomic DNA TGCCCCGCCTGTATCCGCTTGAGCGCGCACAGTACGACCAGGTTCACGCCGATGAGCGTGATCGCGATGCTTACCAGGTGGAGCACGGTGATCGCCCAGGCGGGGAACGGCGGGCGCGGCGCGCTGCGCGTCGGCGGCGCGTAGGGCGCCTGCGCGGGCACTATCCATCCGACGCTGGTCGTGCCGGGCTCGAAGGTCTGCACCAGCTTCCATTGCAGGTTGACCGCGTCGGGCAGGATGCATAGCGCCGAGGCGAGCACCAACGGCGCCAGCACGAGCGCGATGATCGTCCAGTTGCCGCGCAGATCGTTGACCGCGTTGGCGAGGTAGATGAAGCTCGAACGAAGCCGCGTTTGCGCCATCGCGCCCTGAGGTTGGCATCCCACGCCGTGCAAAACAAGCCGCGGCCGCGCCGGCCGCGTGCGCTCAAAAACGCACGCGCCGATTGCTATACTGCGGGAGCGGCGGGCGCCCCCGGGCCCCGCGCGCGATTCGATTGCGGGGATTGCTACCATGGCTCAGGACGATCGCGCGGCGCTCATTGCGCACGAAGACCGGATGATTCGCCGGCTGCGTTTTCTGGTCGACCTCACCTTCGCCACCATCGCGCAGGACGACTCTCTCACTCTCGACGAGGCCTGGCAGCACGTGCGCGCGCTCAAGGGCGCGGCGGTCGCGATGTTTCCGGGCAAGGAAGACACTTTCGACCTCATCTACCTGCCGCGTTTTTCGCGGCTGCTCAAGGAGCGATTCCACGCGAACTGAGCCGCCGCCATCCCGCCCGCGATGAGACGGCTGCGCGGACTCGTCGCGCGGGCCGACGGCTCGACGCTGCCCGGCACCGTCAGCTTCGAGGAAACGATCATGTCGGTCGAAGCTGCCGGCGACTCTGCCGGCAGCGACTACGTGGTGCCCGCGTTCATCGATCTCCAGCTCAACGGCGCAGACGAGATCGACGTGATGGACGCGTCGGCCGACGCGCTGTTGCGTCTTAGCGCCCGGCTGGCGCGCGAGGGCACGGGCGGCTGGCTGCCGACGGCGCTCACGGCGCCGTTGGAGCGAATCGAGAAGACGGCCGCGGCGATCGCCGAGGCCGCCGCCGAACAATCAGCCCGCGTCTGCGATGCTTTCAGTACGGCGGGCGCTGCGGCCCGCGGTTGCGCAGCCGTGGCGCCAGCGACGATCCTCGGGATGCACCTGGAGGGGCCGTTCATCTCGCCCGCGCGCCTCGGCGCCCATCCGCCGTTCAATCTTGCGCCGCGCGGCGAGGCGCTGCGCCGCGTTGCCGCGCTCAAGCCGCTGCGGCTGATCACGCTCGCGCCCGAGCTTGACGGCGCGCTGGAGGCGATTGCGTATCTCGGCGCGCGCGGCGTCGCGGTTTCGCTCGGCCATACCGACGCCACCCTGGAGCAGGCGCAGGCCGCCCTCGCGGCAGGCGCGCGGATGTTCACCCATACGTTCAACGCGATGGCCCCGCTGCACCATCGCCGCCCCGGGGCGGCGGCCGCCGCGATGCTGCCGTCGCGCGCGCGCGCCGCCGTGGTCGCCGACGGTGTCCACCTGCATCCGGAGATGCTGCGCCTGCTCTACCGCGCGCGCGGCGCAGCGGGAATCTGCCTCACCACCGACCGCGTCGCGACCGCCGGCGAAGCGGGCGTGGCGGTCGCCAAGGACGGCGCGGCGCGGACCCCCGACCACAGGCTCGCCGGCAGCGTCATCTCGATGCTCGACGGGGCGCGGACAATGATCGAGCGGGCCGGCGCGAGCGTGGGCGAGGCGGCACTGATGGGGGCGACGAATCCAGCGCGCGTGCTGGGGCTCAGCGACCGCGGCAAAATCGACGTTGGCGCGCGCGCCGATTTGCTCGTGCTCGGGTCGGCGCTAGAGTTGAAGGCGGTGCTCATTGGCGGGCGCGAGCTTGCCTGACCGGGCCGCCTCGTAATCCTCCCGCAAGCGCAATAGCGATGCCGCTCAACCGCGAACTCATCGGCCACGAATATCCGCCCACCCACGCGACCGTCACCCGCGAGGCGCTCCAGGCCTACGCGCGCGCGTACAACGACGCCAATCCGCGCTACTTCGATCCCGCCGTGAGCGGCGGAATCGTCGCGCCGCCGATGTTCGGCGTGGTCGTGACCTGGCTCTCGGTGATCCAGGCGGTTAGCGATCCCGCGCTCGGCGTCGACCTCCTGCGCCTGCTCCACAGCGAACAGGACATGGAATTTCGCCTGCCCTTGCGGCCCGGCGACGAAATCAGCTCGACCGCCAAGGTCGCCGCGATCGAGGCGCGGCCAGGCGGCGAGGCGATGACGCTCGAACTCCTGGCGCGCAATCGCGCGGGCGAACTCGTCCAGCGCATCCTCTTCGGTGTCTTCATCCGCGGCGGGCGGCGTGAGCGCGGCGCGGGTGCGCCGGCGCGCGCCGCCGAGCGCCCCACGACCCCGCAGGGCGAGCCCGTCCTCTCGGTTACGCAAACGATCGACCCCGACCAGACCTACCGCTACGCCGAGGCCTCGGGTGACCGCAATCCGATCCACGTCGATGAAGGCGTCGCAAGGATGGCTGGGCTGCCCGGAATAATCGTCCACGGGCTGTGCACGATGGCGTTCACCTCGAGGGTTGTGATCGACGGGTTGTGCGGCGGCGAGCCGACGCGGCTTGCGCGCCTGCGCGTGCAGTTCAGCCGCCCGGTGCTTCCGGGCCAATCGATCACGACCAGGGTATGGCCGGGCGGCGAGCGCGGCGGCCGCCGGGTCTACGCCTACGAGACCTACAACCCCGACGGCCTGGCGGTCATCCGCGGCGGGATCGCTGAAATCATTCTGTGACCGCGCCCCAGAAGCTTCCTGCTCCCCTTCCCTTCAGGAGA from Candidatus Binataceae bacterium includes the following:
- the nagA gene encoding N-acetylglucosamine-6-phosphate deacetylase, with amino-acid sequence MRRLRGLVARADGSTLPGTVSFEETIMSVEAAGDSAGSDYVVPAFIDLQLNGADEIDVMDASADALLRLSARLAREGTGGWLPTALTAPLERIEKTAAAIAEAAAEQSARVCDAFSTAGAAARGCAAVAPATILGMHLEGPFISPARLGAHPPFNLAPRGEALRRVAALKPLRLITLAPELDGALEAIAYLGARGVAVSLGHTDATLEQAQAALAAGARMFTHTFNAMAPLHHRRPGAAAAAMLPSRARAAVVADGVHLHPEMLRLLYRARGAAGICLTTDRVATAGEAGVAVAKDGAARTPDHRLAGSVISMLDGARTMIERAGASVGEAALMGATNPARVLGLSDRGKIDVGARADLLVLGSALELKAVLIGGRELA
- a CDS encoding MaoC/PaaZ C-terminal domain-containing protein; this encodes MPLNRELIGHEYPPTHATVTREALQAYARAYNDANPRYFDPAVSGGIVAPPMFGVVVTWLSVIQAVSDPALGVDLLRLLHSEQDMEFRLPLRPGDEISSTAKVAAIEARPGGEAMTLELLARNRAGELVQRILFGVFIRGGRRERGAGAPARAAERPTTPQGEPVLSVTQTIDPDQTYRYAEASGDRNPIHVDEGVARMAGLPGIIVHGLCTMAFTSRVVIDGLCGGEPTRLARLRVQFSRPVLPGQSITTRVWPGGERGGRRVYAYETYNPDGLAVIRGGIAEIIL